One stretch of Sphingomonas rosea DNA includes these proteins:
- the ybeY gene encoding rRNA maturation RNase YbeY encodes MTLDLMLDADEEWDSSTDWARLAEAAARAAIAESAFPRLAALERPVELSVVLTTDAEVHALNAEWRGKDRPTNVLSFPQAEAHELAAADTPGPELMLGDIVLARETCAREAEEKSISLEHHAAHLMVHGTLHLLGYDHLEDDTAEDMEARETRALARMGIDNPYEVAA; translated from the coding sequence ATGACCCTCGACCTGATGCTCGACGCCGACGAGGAATGGGACAGTAGCACCGACTGGGCGCGGCTCGCCGAAGCCGCGGCCCGGGCGGCGATCGCCGAGAGCGCCTTCCCGCGACTGGCCGCGCTCGAACGGCCGGTCGAACTGTCGGTCGTCCTCACCACCGACGCCGAAGTCCATGCCCTGAACGCCGAGTGGCGGGGCAAGGACAGGCCGACCAACGTCCTGTCCTTTCCCCAGGCCGAGGCCCATGAACTGGCCGCGGCCGACACGCCCGGCCCCGAACTGATGCTCGGCGACATCGTGCTCGCGCGCGAGACCTGTGCCCGCGAGGCAGAGGAAAAGTCGATCAGCCTGGAGCATCACGCCGCGCACCTGATGGTCCACGGCACACTTCACCTGCTCGGCTATGACCACCTCGAAGACGATACCGCCGAGGACATGGAAGCAAGAGAAACGCGGGCGCTCGCCCGGATGGGTATCGACAACCCTTATGAGGTCGCCGCCTGA
- the lnt gene encoding apolipoprotein N-acyltransferase → MTDLVRNPRVASLAAFLLGLVSACAFQPLGLWPLMPLAFTGLTLLLRQRQTLRGALLTGWLFGLGQFVLGLNWIATAFTFQAAMPHWYGWLAVVLLSFYLAVYPAIGIGVAWRFGRRSPTALVLGLAGCWALAEYLRATMFTGFAWNPVGVTLIDTYLHRFAPLIGTYGLSALVVAAGGALWLLVRGERRPAIIVLALPTLFAFWPQPSALPPTDIRPIRVVQPNIGQEEKWREGLDEEAFQRLAKLSAGRPSPSLLLWPEVAVPVAYQAAPTDPRQLPITLPPAVRASTLLRPGDLLVTGAFALTVDNQGRVTGSTNSVMPIDAQGRILGRYDKAHLVPYGEYLPMRPLLSALGLSALAPGVGDTVPGPGPRTLNLAGWGKMGLQICYEIIFSGQVIDRAHRPDFLFNPSNDAWFGAWGPVQHLAQARLRAAEEGIPIIRSTPTGVSAVIDADGRILQSLPWKTAGVIDAPLPAPKPPTFFSRHGNIIPLVLAFLLLAIAVGMDARARYRADI, encoded by the coding sequence TTGACCGACCTCGTCCGTAATCCGCGGGTGGCGAGCCTCGCCGCCTTCCTGCTCGGCCTCGTCTCGGCCTGCGCCTTCCAGCCGCTCGGGCTCTGGCCGCTCATGCCCCTCGCCTTCACCGGGCTGACCTTGCTACTTCGCCAGCGGCAAACGCTGCGCGGCGCGCTGCTGACCGGCTGGCTGTTCGGGCTAGGCCAGTTTGTGCTCGGCCTCAATTGGATCGCCACCGCCTTTACCTTCCAGGCGGCGATGCCCCACTGGTACGGCTGGCTCGCGGTGGTGCTGCTGAGCTTCTACCTCGCGGTCTATCCGGCGATCGGTATTGGAGTGGCCTGGCGGTTCGGACGGCGGTCGCCGACGGCGCTCGTGCTCGGTCTGGCAGGATGCTGGGCGCTCGCCGAGTATCTGCGGGCGACCATGTTCACCGGCTTTGCCTGGAACCCGGTCGGCGTCACGCTGATCGATACCTACCTCCACCGCTTCGCCCCGCTGATCGGGACTTACGGCCTGTCCGCTCTTGTCGTTGCCGCCGGCGGTGCCCTGTGGCTGCTCGTCCGCGGCGAGCGGCGTCCTGCGATCATCGTTCTCGCCCTTCCGACACTCTTCGCATTCTGGCCGCAGCCGAGCGCGCTTCCCCCGACCGACATCCGACCGATCCGCGTCGTCCAGCCGAACATCGGGCAGGAGGAGAAATGGCGCGAGGGGCTCGACGAGGAGGCGTTCCAGCGACTCGCCAAGCTTTCGGCCGGGCGCCCCTCGCCCAGCCTCCTGCTCTGGCCCGAAGTCGCCGTGCCGGTGGCCTATCAGGCCGCGCCCACCGATCCGCGTCAGCTTCCGATCACCCTTCCGCCCGCTGTCCGTGCCTCCACGCTGTTGCGGCCGGGCGACCTTCTCGTGACCGGGGCCTTTGCTCTCACTGTCGATAATCAGGGCCGGGTCACGGGCAGCACCAACAGCGTCATGCCGATCGACGCGCAGGGCCGCATCCTCGGCCGCTACGACAAGGCGCATCTGGTGCCTTACGGCGAATATCTGCCGATGCGCCCGCTCCTCTCGGCGCTCGGTCTCTCGGCACTGGCCCCCGGCGTCGGCGATACCGTCCCGGGGCCCGGCCCGCGCACCCTGAACCTCGCCGGCTGGGGCAAGATGGGGCTTCAGATCTGCTACGAGATCATCTTCTCGGGTCAGGTCATTGATCGGGCGCATCGCCCCGATTTCCTGTTCAATCCTTCGAACGATGCCTGGTTCGGCGCCTGGGGTCCGGTCCAGCACCTTGCCCAGGCCCGTCTGCGCGCGGCGGAAGAAGGCATTCCGATCATCCGCTCGACCCCGACCGGCGTCAGTGCCGTGATCGACGCCGACGGTCGCATCCTCCAATCCCTGCCGTGGAAGACGGCGGGTGTGATCGACGCCCCCCTCCCTGCCCCCAAGCCGCCGACCTTCTTCAGTCGGCACGGCAATATCATCCCGCTCGTCCTCGCCTTCCTGCTCCTCGCAATCGCGGTTGGCATGGACGCGCGCGCTCGCTACAGGGCCGACATATAA
- a CDS encoding hemolysin family protein codes for MASQPDSGSRLWRGLRSLMFGEDSEPSLRDQIEEAIDEAEEDQPKKGDLSPLERQMLKNLLHFGDRTAGDICVTRGEIISAPHGSSMEELAKAFAEAGHSRLPITGDSLDEIIGMVHIKDVFNAYFDATERKSVDEIMRTPLFVPESMGILDLLVRMRAERIHLAVVIDEFGGTEGLVTIEDVVEEIVGDIADEHDEEEQPLLVRLDDGLWDADARLELDDLAEAVDPRLIAEDDEVDTLGGLAFLLAGRILEPGESIAHPSGWRLESLEADERKMLRLRLHAPEGAEREDA; via the coding sequence ATGGCCTCCCAGCCCGACAGCGGTTCGCGCCTGTGGCGCGGCCTTCGCAGCCTGATGTTCGGCGAGGACAGCGAGCCGTCGCTGCGCGACCAGATCGAGGAAGCGATCGACGAAGCCGAGGAAGATCAGCCCAAGAAGGGCGACCTCAGCCCGCTTGAGCGGCAGATGCTCAAGAATTTGCTGCATTTCGGCGACCGGACCGCCGGCGACATCTGCGTCACGCGTGGCGAGATCATCTCGGCCCCGCACGGCAGCAGCATGGAAGAGCTCGCCAAGGCCTTTGCCGAGGCTGGCCACAGCCGCCTGCCGATCACCGGCGACAGTCTCGATGAGATCATCGGGATGGTTCACATCAAGGACGTGTTCAACGCCTACTTCGACGCGACCGAGCGCAAGAGCGTCGACGAGATCATGCGCACGCCGCTGTTCGTGCCCGAAAGCATGGGCATCCTCGACCTTCTCGTCCGGATGCGTGCCGAGCGGATCCACCTCGCGGTCGTGATCGACGAGTTCGGCGGGACCGAAGGCCTCGTCACCATCGAGGACGTGGTCGAGGAGATCGTCGGCGACATCGCGGACGAGCATGACGAGGAGGAGCAGCCGCTGCTGGTCCGCCTCGACGATGGGCTGTGGGACGCCGACGCGCGGCTCGAGCTCGACGACCTCGCCGAAGCGGTCGACCCGCGCCTCATCGCCGAGGACGACGAGGTCGATACGTTGGGCGGTCTCGCCTTCCTGCTTGCCGGCCGGATCCTCGAGCCGGGCGAGAGTATTGCGCATCCGAGCGGATGGCGGCTCGAAAGCCTCGAGGCCGACGAACGCAAGATGCTTCGTCTCCGGCTCCACGCGCCCGAGGGCGCCGAACGCGAAGACGCCTGA